CGGGTGGAGGAAAAAGGACGGCGTGCCGGTGGAGGCGAGAGTGGAGGCTATCTTCTGCCCGATGATGCCGGATTTGCCCATGCCTGAGACCACGACCTTGCCGGTTACGGCGCAGATGATGTCAACGGCCCTGGTGAAGTCGTCGTCAAGCCTCCCGATAAGCGCCCTCACGGCCTCGGCCTCGATGGCGAGCACCCTTTTCGCGGTCTCTATGGCGTCCTTGGTCAGCATATGGCTCGTTACAAACTCCCTCTGATGGGGACCGGTGGATCAGGCATTCTCATTTTAATCAAGCGAGCGGATTTTAAAATGATAAAAAGCAGGTTTTCAGACTATACTTGTGCCAGCGCCTCTTTATTAATAGCCCTGTCAATCTCGACGACTTCCTTGAGAAGGCCGGAGACGTCCTTCAAGGCTATGGAGTTCGGGCCGTCGCAAAGGGCCTTGTCCGGCTCGGGGTGCACCTCGAAGAAGAAACCGTCCACGCCGACAGCGGCGGCGGCCCTGGCAAGGTGGATGGCCATTGCCCTGTCTCCCCCGGAAGACGCGCCCATGCCTCCGGGCGACTGCACGCTGTGCGTCGCGTCGAATACCACCGGGTATCCGAAGCCCCTCATTATGGGTATGGACCTGAAATCCACGACGAGGTTGTTGTATCCGAAGCTCGTGCCGCGCTCGGTAAGGAATATATTGCCGTTCCCGGCCGAGAGGGCCTTTTTAACGGGGTTCAGCATGTCCTTGGGGGACATGAACTGCCCCTTCTTTATATTGATGACGCGCCCGGTTCGCGCGGCCGCGACTATGAGGTCGGTCTGCCTGCAGAGGAAGGCGGGTATCTGGAGTATGTCCGCGACCTGGGCTGCCTCTTCCGCCTCCTCGGGGGAATGGACGTCCGTGAGTATGGGGAGATTAAACTCTTCCCCCACCTTCTTTAATATGCGAAGCCCCTCTTTTATGCCGGGTCCCCGGAAGGAAGAGACGGAAGTCCTGTTTGCCTTGTCGTAGGACGATTTGAATACGAAGGGGACCTTGATCTCGGCGGTTATGCGCTTAAGCGCCTCGGCTGTCCGGAGGGTAGTTGCCTCGTTCTCTATTACGCAGGGGCCGAGGATGAAGAAAAGCCCCTCGCCTATGGCGAAGTCCTTAAGACCTATCCGCTTCATTCAGGTGGACCTGTCTTTTCGAATTCGCCTTGCGGGGCGCCGGTTTCTTCCGTGGGGCCTTGCCGCCTTTGGCGGCATGGAGCTTTTCAGCCAAAACCGCCTTTACGAAGCCCTTGAATAGCGGGTGCGGGTCCATCGGCCTGCTCTTGAACTCCGGATGGAACTGGCAGGCCACGAACCAGGGGTGGTTTTTGTATTCCATTATCTCGACGAGCTGGCCGTCCGGCGAAAGGCCGCTGAACTCGACCCCGGCCTTCTCAAGCTCGTCCCTGTAAGAATTATTCACCTCGAAGCGGTGCCTGTGGCGCTCGCTAATTTCCGTAGAGCCGTAGGCCGCGTGCGCCCTGGTGCCCCTCTTTATGACGCAGGGATAGGCCCCGAGCCTCATGGTGCCGCCCTTTGCGTTCACGGCCCGCTGGGCCTCCATTATGTGGACTACCGGATAAGGCGTTTCCGGGTCGAACTCCGAGGAGTTAGCGAACTTCATCGAAGCCAGCCCGCGCGCTATCTCGATTATCGCCACCTGCATGCCGAGGCATATGCCGAAGAAGGGCATTCTGGATTCGCGGGCGTATTTGATCGAGGCGATCTTCCCCTCGACCCCCCTTCCGCCGAAGCCGCCGGGGATGAGTATGCCGTCAACACCCTTCAAGAGCGCCTGCGGGCCCTTCTTCTCTATCTCCTCGGAGTCTATGTAGCGCATGCTGACCTTGCAGTTCGCGGCTATGCCGCCGTGTATAAGCGCCTCGTGGAGGCTCTTGTACGAGTCCTGCAGGTTCACGTATTTGCCGACTATGCCTATCGTTACTTCGTGCTTCGGGCTTGCGACCCTCTTTACGAGAGCCTCCCAGTCCTCCAGCTTCGGGGAGCGGGTCCAGATATTGAGGAGCTTTACTATCTTTTCGTCAAGCGACTGGCTGTGGAAGACGAGAGGCACCTCGTAGATGCATTTAACGTCCTCGGCGGAGATGACCGCGTCCTTGTCGACGTTGCAGAAAAGCGCGATCTTGCCCTTCAATTCCGGCGTAAGGGCCCTGTCAGAGCGGCAAAGGAGTATGTCGGGCTGGATGCCTATCTCACGGAGTTTGTTCACGCTGTGCTGGGTGGGCTTGGTCTTTACCTCGTGGGCCGTGGCTATATAAGGAAGGAGCGTGAGGTGAACGTAAAGGACGTTCTCTTTCCCGAGGTCGAACCGGAGCTGCCTTATCGCCTCAAGGAAGGGTAGCGACTCTATGTCGCCGACGGTGCCGCCGATCTCGATAATCGCGATATCGACGCCGTTCCCGATTGCGAGTATCTTCCCCTTTATCTCGTCCGTCACATGCGGAACTACCTGGACGGTGCAGCCGAGGTAGTCGCCCCGCCTCTCCTTCTGTATGATGGAGTCGTAGACCTGGCCCGTGGTGAAGTTGTTCCTACGGGAGAGCCGCGCGTTCGTGAACCTCTCGTAATGCCCGAGGTCGAGGTCCGTCTCGGCGCCGTCGTCGGTCACGAAAACCTCGCCGTGCTGGAAGGGGCTCATGGTGCCGGGGTCTACATTTATATATGGGTCGAGCTTCTGTAGCGTAATTGTGAGGCCGCGCGATTCGAGGAGCGCGCCGATGGACGCGCTCGCAAGGCCCTTCCCCAGGGAGGAGACGACACCCCCGGTAACGAAAATGTACTTTGTCTTGGATTGTTTTTTATGCTCGCTCATTGGCAACAGAAGGGACTGTATTGGATTAAAGCGATACTATAACCTGAAACCACTGTCGATTTGAACTACTTTTTACGGCTTCAGCCATTTATTTTTATCAACCCGCGCACTTTTTCCAGGTCTTCGGGGGTATCCACGGAGACGGGATTATAATCGACCTCCACGACCTTTATCCTGAGCCCGTTCTCAAGGGCGCGGAGCTGCTCGAGCATCTCGGTATTCTCAAGCGGAGAGGATTCAAGCCGCGTGAACTCGAATAGCGCGTCCCGCCTGTAAACATAAAGCCCTATGTGCTTATAGGGCGGGGAATGAAGTTCTTTGAACGGAGTGCGTCCGCAGGGGATGGGGCTCCGGGAAAAATAGAGGGCGTTTCCGTCCCTGTCCGTCACCACCTTGACCGCGTTCGGGTTCCGGTACTCTTCTTCGATTGTTATCCTCGTCTTGAGAGTGCAGATACGGACTTCCGGGTCGTCGAGCATGGGGCGGATCGCGGCGTCTATGCAGCGGGGGTCCATAAGGGGCTCGTCCCCCTGGAGGTTTACGATTATTTCGGCGTCGGTTGAAAGGGCGGCCTCGGCCACCCTGTCCGTGCCCGATGAGTGCGAGGCCGAGGTCATGACAGCCCTCCCGCCGAGGGAATGGACCGCGTCCAGGATCCTCCTGTCGTCGGTAGCAACGGAAATCTCACTCGGGAGGCCCGCCGCCATCGCCCTTTCGTATACCCGCCAGACCATCGGCTTTCCGTTTATGTCAGCAAGGGGCTTTCCTTCCAGGCGGGTGGAGGCGTACCTGGCCGGGATTATGACGGCGATTTTCATTCACGCCAATATATCAAAACGGGTTTTGAAGTCAATAGGGGAGGACTGTGGTTTTTTGGGGGGATTTGCCCCTCCCCTCGACGGGGGAGGCCGGGCGGGGGTTAAGGACAGTCCCCCTTTCCCTAAAGGGTGGCCGGGGGAATTAAATTGCCCCCTTCTGACCTAGCCCGTTATTTTACCGGACTCCGGGCCGCATCATTATATATAGGGGACGCACCGGGGCCCGGCCGCCCTGCCCCGGACATTCGCGTTGACACTAAACAGGCGCTATGATATTTTTCCCGGTGAATTTCCTTTCAGTCCATCTCATGCCGGAGTGGTGAAACTGGCAGACGCGCGGGACTCAAAATCCCGTGGGGTATCCCCCCGTGCGGGTTCGACCCCCGCCTCCGGCACCAAATACCCAATTGATTTGATAACGGTGGGCACAGTCAACCGTACATTACTGTCTTGAACTGCGCGAGCATATGCCTTATTAAATGACACCGTGCACGTTCCCTCAGCTTCAGTCCTTGATGCTTTAGCCTATCTTCTGGAGTAAACGTGAGCAAGCTAAAGGGGAATTAGCGCATAATGCAACCAGCCTCGTAGGTCGGGTTAGCAAAGCGTAACCCGACAACTTAAATTTCTCCGCGCAAAAAAAGGGGCAGCCAATTGGCTGCCCCTTTTTGTTAAACTCCTCAAAAAAAATAACGCCCTATCCTCTCGGCGGGGGCGGTGTTTGCAGGTTGTTCTGCACCGAGACGACGCCCGGGACCTCCCTGGCTATCTCGGCCGCCCTTCTGGCGTCTTCACTGGTGTTCACAAACCCGTTCAGCTGGACGACGCCCCTGTAGGTGTCCACGTCTATCTGGAGCGCCCGCAACGCCTCGTCCTGCAGGAGGTTGGCCTTTACACGCGAAGTTATCGTCGAGTCGTCTACGGTCTCTCCCGCGGTCCTTGTCGTTTCGGTCGCGGCGCAGGCGCTCAGAATGGCTACGAGAATGAAAGCTGCAACGAACCTTGATACGGTATGATATCTGGCCATGATCGCGCTCCTTTTCTGTTTAAAATGCCCCTACAGAAAAGGATATACCATACTGAACGCGTGTCAAATTCAGCACTGATTTCGAAGGCGTCCTGGCAAACGCTTTAACCGATAGACTCCATTGCCTTTTGCACCTTACCGATATAGGCGTCCCCGCTCACGGGAAGGCTCCCGCGGTAATACCGGGCTATCCCCTCCTCGAACCCGTAGCGGTTGATATATTGAGCAAGGATATGAGCGCCGGCCCCTATGTTCGTGTCGATATCGAAAAGCGTGCCCTCGATGCCCAGTTCTTTTTTCCAGAACGGCATCACCTGCATGAGCCCCTTCGCCCCCTTGGGGCTCACGGCAGATACCCTGCCGCTCGATTCTACCATGATGACGGCCACGATGAGCCTTGGCGAAAGCCCGTACTCGCCGCTGTATTTCAGGACGGCCCTGCCTATCTCGTCCGCCTCGGAGCTAGTGAGGGACGGGTTCATCGCCGCGACCAGGCCTCCCCAGTAACGCATCTCCTCATCAAGCCTGCTCTGTGCTTCTATGTCTTCACCTGATGTCTTTTTCGATAAAGTCTCTTTTATCATCGGAACGGCCGCAGACCCTGACAAAGCATAAACGAATACTGAAACGATCAGGACACTGAGCAGAACGGCTATCCGCCGTCCCCGGTAAATGTGCAGTGAGCGCCCAAGCGCGGCAGCTTTGAAAATAAATTTTTTCATCGTGATTTTCACCTCCGCACATTCTCGGCCCCACTGTCTACGCAAACACCTTGCCAAACCTTTCCGGTCCGTTCCTAAGTGTCTGTTTTTATAAAAGTTCGCAAATTGCGCGTGAACCAGCATGCATAAAATGTAAAGAATATGGACACCATAAATTCCCTGTCGAAAAGGGCTATTCGACATTGAACGGCCTTATAAATCGAAGAGTTATAGAGTTAATCCTGTCGGCATAAACAAGCTTTGAGGCGAAATGAAAAAAGGCCTGGGCATGTCCCAAGCCTAATTCCCCATTTAATATAGAGATTTATTCCTTGTATCGCTTCAGAGGCCTACGCTACTGTCGGATTACTTTACACTCGCCCCCTCCCCTGATCCGGTTTCATTGCCGTGGATTCAAGTTCATTCATGGTGCGGCGGCTTAAGATATATGATTATCTTTAATTGGAAAAGCACAGCCACGCAGGTCGGGTTAATGAATTATTTTGTTTCCGCACAAAATGGAACGGGGCAGCAAATTAGCTGCCCCGTTCCATTTGAATCTATAAATTTGAATCTATAAAAGAGAAAAAACCTACATGCTCCCCGGCCAAACGGCCTTTATCCACCTCCACGCCGTTGATAGTCCAGGCTGCGCCAAGAACATGGCCGAGCGGACCTTCCTCAACTCCCGGCCCCTGACGCGAGTAGAGAGCCCCTCCATAAGGCCCATCGCCTCGACGGGGTCTGTCTTCCTTAAGAGCTTCGACAGCTCCATCGTGACCTCGAAATTCCAGGGGTCGAGCTCAAAGGCCTTCCTCAGCATGCTTACGGCCTTTCCCCTTTCAGGCCCGTTCCTGAAGAAGCGGTGCCCGCTGAAAAGGGTGTGCATCGCCTCGGCCCTTTTGCCCTGCCTTTCATATACATAAGCCAT
This sequence is a window from Deltaproteobacteria bacterium. Protein-coding genes within it:
- a CDS encoding CTP synthase, which translates into the protein MSEHKKQSKTKYIFVTGGVVSSLGKGLASASIGALLESRGLTITLQKLDPYINVDPGTMSPFQHGEVFVTDDGAETDLDLGHYERFTNARLSRRNNFTTGQVYDSIIQKERRGDYLGCTVQVVPHVTDEIKGKILAIGNGVDIAIIEIGGTVGDIESLPFLEAIRQLRFDLGKENVLYVHLTLLPYIATAHEVKTKPTQHSVNKLREIGIQPDILLCRSDRALTPELKGKIALFCNVDKDAVISAEDVKCIYEVPLVFHSQSLDEKIVKLLNIWTRSPKLEDWEALVKRVASPKHEVTIGIVGKYVNLQDSYKSLHEALIHGGIAANCKVSMRYIDSEEIEKKGPQALLKGVDGILIPGGFGGRGVEGKIASIKYARESRMPFFGICLGMQVAIIEIARGLASMKFANSSEFDPETPYPVVHIMEAQRAVNAKGGTMRLGAYPCVIKRGTRAHAAYGSTEISERHRHRFEVNNSYRDELEKAGVEFSGLSPDGQLVEIMEYKNHPWFVACQFHPEFKSRPMDPHPLFKGFVKAVLAEKLHAAKGGKAPRKKPAPRKANSKRQVHLNEADRS
- a CDS encoding BON domain-containing protein yields the protein MARYHTVSRFVAAFILVAILSACAATETTRTAGETVDDSTITSRVKANLLQDEALRALQIDVDTYRGVVQLNGFVNTSEDARRAAEIAREVPGVVSVQNNLQTPPPPRG
- the kdsB gene encoding 3-deoxy-manno-octulosonate cytidylyltransferase, which codes for MKIAVIIPARYASTRLEGKPLADINGKPMVWRVYERAMAAGLPSEISVATDDRRILDAVHSLGGRAVMTSASHSSGTDRVAEAALSTDAEIIVNLQGDEPLMDPRCIDAAIRPMLDDPEVRICTLKTRITIEEEYRNPNAVKVVTDRDGNALYFSRSPIPCGRTPFKELHSPPYKHIGLYVYRRDALFEFTRLESSPLENTEMLEQLRALENGLRIKVVEVDYNPVSVDTPEDLEKVRGLIKING
- a CDS encoding transglycosylase SLT domain-containing protein, whose product is MIKETLSKKTSGEDIEAQSRLDEEMRYWGGLVAAMNPSLTSSEADEIGRAVLKYSGEYGLSPRLIVAVIMVESSGRVSAVSPKGAKGLMQVMPFWKKELGIEGTLFDIDTNIGAGAHILAQYINRYGFEEGIARYYRGSLPVSGDAYIGKVQKAMESIG
- the kdsA gene encoding 3-deoxy-8-phosphooctulonate synthase; translated protein: MKRIGLKDFAIGEGLFFILGPCVIENEATTLRTAEALKRITAEIKVPFVFKSSYDKANRTSVSSFRGPGIKEGLRILKKVGEEFNLPILTDVHSPEEAEEAAQVADILQIPAFLCRQTDLIVAAARTGRVINIKKGQFMSPKDMLNPVKKALSAGNGNIFLTERGTSFGYNNLVVDFRSIPIMRGFGYPVVFDATHSVQSPGGMGASSGGDRAMAIHLARAAAAVGVDGFFFEVHPEPDKALCDGPNSIALKDVSGLLKEVVEIDRAINKEALAQV